One Triticum dicoccoides isolate Atlit2015 ecotype Zavitan chromosome 5B, WEW_v2.0, whole genome shotgun sequence genomic window carries:
- the LOC119310073 gene encoding heat stress transcription factor B-1-like, with amino-acid sequence MAGAAAQQQQKGGGGGGGVVRVGGGGPAPFLTKTHQMVEERGTDEVISWSEHGRSFVVWKPVELARDLLPLHFKHCNFSSFVRQLNTYGFRKVVPDRWEFANENFRRGEQSLLSGIRRRKATATTTPQSSKTCGTGVNVAFPWPLPVLPPASVSTSGTGNDHSTSSASSPTRPDLSSENEQLRKDNHALAAELALARRHCEELLGFLSRFLDVRQLDLRLLMDGDMQGAAGGARSADQEHCCEKKVKLFGVILKDASARKRGRCDEAAASERSMKMTRIGEPWVGVPSSCPARCGGGN; translated from the exons atggccggggcggcggcgcagcagcagcagaagggtggtggtggtggtggtggtgtggtgAGGGTCGGCGGCGGAGGGCCGGCGCCGTTCCTGACCAAGACGCACCagatggtggaggagcgcgggacggaCGAGGTGATCTCGTGGAGCGAGCACGGGCGGTCGTTCGTGGTGTGGAAGCCCGTGGAGCTCGCCCGCGACCTCCTCCCGCTCCACTTCAAGCACTGCAACTTCTCCTCCTTCGTCCGCCAGCTCAACACCTAC GGTTTTCGGAAGGTGGTGCCGGACCGGTGGGAGTTCGCAAACGAGAACTTCCGGCGAGGCGAGCAAAGCCTCCTCTCCGGCATCCGTCGCCGCAAGGCTACGGCGACGACGACTCCCCAGTCCTCGAAAACCTGCGGAACCGGCGTAAACGTCGCGTTCCCTTGGCCGCTGCCCGTTCTGCCTCCCGCGTCTGTCAGCACGTCCGGCACCGGCAACGACCACAGCACCTCCTCGGCGTCCTCGCCGACGCGCCCGGATCTCAGCAGCGAGAACGAGCAGCTCAGGAAGGACAACCACGCGCTGGCAGCGGAGCTGGCCCTGGCGCGGAGGCACTGCGAGGAGCTCCTGGGCTTCCTCTCCCGCTTCCTGGACGTCAGGCAGCTGGACCTGCGTCTGCTGATGGACGGAGACATGCAAGGCGCGGCCGGCGGCGCACGCTCGGCGGACCAAGAGCACTGCTGCGAGAAGAAGGTGAAGCTGTTCGGCGTGATCCTCAAGGACGCGTCGGCGAGGAAGAGgggccggtgcgacgaggcggcggCCAGCGAGCGGTCGATGAAGATGACGAGGATCGGGGAGCCGTGGGTCGGCGTCCCGTCATCCTGCCCGGCGCGTTGCGGCGGCGGGAACTGA